The DNA window aagaaaatttacaataTTAGCAAACCATGGCATAATAGTAGCATAAAACAACTGATCATctggaaaattttcatttattggtaTTTCATTATGAGATGATTCAGTCATTATTctagataaatgatcggctacaacattttcttttccttttttatctttaattataatatcaaattcttgtaacaataaaatccaccgtatTAATCTTGGCTTAGCAtcttgtttatttgataaatattttatggcaGAATGATCGGTgtaaacaatagtaatagaaccaattaaataagatcgaaacttatctaatgcaaatactactgaaagtaattctttttcagtagttgaataatttatttgggCACTATTTAAGGTTCTACTAGCATAATAGATTGCATAaggttttccttcttttctttgTCCTAACACAGCTCCTATAgcataatcacttgcatcacacattaattcaaatggtaaagaccaatctggAGGTTGTAAAATAGGTGatgtaattaaaagattaattatttttttaaaagaattttcACATTTTTGAGTCCATTCGAATTGTGTATCTtttgttaaaagatttgaaattggTTTAGATATTATgctgaaattttttataaaccttCTATAAAATCCTGCATGACCCAAGAATGATCGAACTTCTTTGACCGTTTTTGGTGATGTTAAATTAGAAATAACATCAACtttggctttatcaacttcaattcctttTTCAGATATCACATGTCCTAAGACAATCCCAGATTTAACCatataatgacatttttcccaatttaaaacaagatttttttcttcacatctttttaatactttttctagatttttaagacaattttcaaatgagtttccaaaaacagttatatcatccataaaaacttctacatattcttcaatcatatcactgaaaatacttaacatgcatctttgaaaagtagccggagcattgcataaaccaaatggcattcttttaaatgcaaaagttccgaaaggacaagtaaaagtagttttttcttgatcttctaatGATATAGGTATTTGAtaataccccgaatacccatcaaAAAAACAGTAATAAGAATTTCCTGCtactttttctaaaatttgatctaaaaatggtagtgggaaatgatcttttctagttgcatcatttaattttctataatcaatacacatacgCCAACTAGATGGAATCCTAGTTTGTAATAACtctcctttttcattttttataacaGTGATGCCTGACTTTTTAGGtactacttgtgttggacttATCCATTTACTATCTGAGATTGGATAGATAATTCCAGCGTCTAATAGTTTTAATACTTCATTCTTAACAACTTCTTTCATATGTGGATTTAACCTTCTTTGCGGTTGTTGAtacgttttagcattttcttccaaGTGAATTTTATGTGTACAAATTAAAGGATTCATACCTTTTATATCTTTCAAAGTCcatccaattgcatttttatattttttaagtaattgAATTAAATCTTCTTCTTGATTTGGTAGAAGAGTGGAAGAAATTACAACAGGAAATGTTTTATTTTGACCAAGAAATACATATTTCAATTCTAATGGTGAAGCTTTTAATTCAAGTTTTATATTATCatcttctttaaaattattttcagacTCCAAACTTTCTACTGAAAAAACTTCACATTGTTGATTTAAGTTTTCTTCTTGTATATTTTCTTCCACAATTGTTTGAATTTCATTatcatcttcattttcattttcattaatACTTGGTTGTTTACATAAATTAAACACATTAAGTTCTAGAGTCATATTTCCAAAAGACAatttcattattccatttcgaCAATTAATTAAAGCATTTGAAGTTGCTAGAAATGGTCGTCCCAATATTACTGAAATTTCATTATGTACTTCTATTGGTTGTGTATCCAAAACAATAAAAtctactggatatatgaatttatCAACTTGAACCAACACATTTTCTACAATACCTCTAGGTATTTTGATTGACCTATCCGCCAGTAAAAGAGTAACAGAAGTGGGTTTTAATTCCCCTAAATTAAGTTTTTCATAAACTGAAtaaggaagtaaattcacacttgctCCCAAATCCAACAaagcttttttaattttattttctccaataataaatgaaattgttggacaaccaggatctttatattttaaactagAATTGTTTTGAAGAATAGAACTTACTTGTTCAGCCAAGAatgctttcttcttcacatgcaattttctcttcacagtacataagtcttttaaaaattttgcataGGAAGGTACTTGTTTAATAGCATCTAATAATGGAATATTTatctttacttgtttaaaaacttCATAGATATCAGAAtcacttttttgttttttataatttgttaatgcatgaggaaatggtggaggtttatttgagtcatttacTATTTTAGATGATTTATCATTCACCATATTATTCTTAGAATTTAAGGTATCATCATTCTCAAAAGTATCAAGATTATCATCCTTACTCTTTGATTTTAAATGATCATTGTTTTCATTAATATATGGATCATTAACTATTTTACAACTTCTAAGgctaataacagattttatttgatcaattttttcattttttaattcttgattttgatttttaggATTAGGTTGAGgttgagatgaaaattttcctttttcatgaatattaagtgcagatgcaaatttcgCAAGAGTTTCTTTCAAATCATTCATAGATTGACTGTTTTgaatattgatagactcttgcttttggATAAATGCATGAATTACATCTTCAAAGTTTTTTCTTGGAGGTGTAACATAAGGAATATAACCTTGatgattttggttattttgaaaatatttttgtgacggttgtgcattattatcattcctccaactaaaattaggatgatttttccatcccggattatatgaTTGTGAAAAAGGatctagtattggttttttataattgttaacataatttgcttgttcatggagacattctttaaatgaaggtaatgttggacaatcttttgtagcatgatcatgtgtatcacatatatgacaaacaatttcttgaatactttttaattgaCCACTCTTTTTCATTTCTAATGACTCAATTTTTCTTGCTAAAGATGCAAGTTTAGCTTGAATATCTACATCATCTTTGAGATTATAGATACCACCCCCATTTGTTGAATTATTGTTTTTAGTTGTTGGTGGTTCTATTGTACCTATAttatcccaattttgagcattttctgcTAATGAATCCAAATATTCCATAGCTTCATTTGGGTTTTTATCTTCAAAAGTTCCATTACACATGAATTCTATCATTTTCCTATCTTTAGGTATAAGACCTTCATAAAAGTGAGAAACTATTCTCCatgtttcaaaaccatgatgtgggcatgtattaagtaattctttatatctatcccaacattgataaaatgtttctccttgtttttgagaaaaagttgtaatttgtcttttaaaagagtttgtttTATGGGAAGGGAAAAACTTTTTGAGAAATTGTTGTTGCATTTCTTCCCATGATCTTATTGAACTTGATCTTAAATTTTGTAGccatgttttagctttatcttttaaagaaaaagggaaaAGCTTTAATCGAACTATATCCATGCTACAATTTTGATCATTATAAGTGTTACAAACTTCCTCAAATTCTCTTAGATGCaaatatggattttcagaatctaagccatgaaaatttgGTAAAAGTTGAATAATTTGAGGTTTAAAGTTGAAATTTGATGCGTCAGGAGGAAAAACTAAACAAGATGGGGCACTAGTTCTAATAGGGTTCATATGGTGCCTAAGTGTTCTTAATTGATCATGttcttgattattattattattattattattatcattatcttgattatttgaattatcatccatgtttaaattattttcagatACTCGAATAAGTCTACCACTTTTTTTTCGACTCCAAACACTCATACAAGTAAAAACACACAATActtataaataaaacataaataacaaatataaacttaatttatacctccccggcaacggcgccaaaaacttgttactacttaaataataattcacccaagtgtaggttgtctgcaagtaatatatttcgtaagtacgatatcgatccacagagaggttattttgagtttaaatttattaatttatagattaccaaatgcaagactgaagtttacaaattataaatattgtcaaggtttgaggatttattcttggtttatgtaatattgtttaactaaaagtgaaacaaaagaaactaccataaataatggttccaagaaaattaaacacacacataatctaatatagttcccactatagaaaataccgaattaatcgatattttatatatggtacctatgattataattataactatataaataaataattgcataaattaaatattaaattaaatcattatatttcatttagaacaaccggcagagccacgctattgcctaaatgaaatatattgatttaataagttagttgcgataaagtaaaagttagttgcaataaagtaaatgttagttacgaaaaagtaaaagttagttgcaagaaagtaaatgttagatgcgaaaaataaaagttagttgcgaaaaagtaaatgttagattgttagatgttagtattaagtcataatatttcatttagaacaaccggcagagccacgctatcgcctaaatgaaatattatgatattattatataaatatacatatatatatatctatatatatataataataagtgatgaaatatttattgtatcaaaattaaacaacaaatcaagataaccactttaatggtatcaagcatttgatgtaaattgataacaacaaataattcatttttatacctacaataaaaataagttagctaaatgaaaagagataaagaaataatatacaaaatataaacaatcttacttcaccaagaatgcatcctcttcaccttgacataatagatttagcttgccatgaacttacttttgatcaacactaaaatatcactcatagttgagaaaatgaaagaaaatatatttaaacttagaactttgatacacactcacactatattttacaatgagatagaatgattctcaagctagcacaaggcctctatttataggccaaatgagagaaagagtcaaaaattctattaatgccatgtagttgtaatagtattctttgtctcctcaactccaattccatgtcccttctttcaatgccttgttccacgacttttctcaccactttgactctgattaaggccacaaacatgtggggaattttgtgtagatgagtttggccacttgattcacctcatttcgataaatattgaaatagttatgaattttttactaaatgatggtcatagtaaaagtaaatgtgtcctccttttgatctttgcacaatttgatcatcttaatgagctttttaggcaatcatgtcttctgcaaagttgtaaataacttctcaaggattccaaccatgtttgagtcacctccatttgaattttctagcttgagttatcattattttaccaacacgtaaaaaacctgaaaataaaacaaatttagtaagacatttaaatataaacaaacaatactaaaataacataatttataattttaatgaaacttaaaattttaaaatacaggttttaacatataataaattattaattttaagtttcatcagaagcggttctcgatggatgagtccaagagaggacatctaccaatgtgtcatggcgtgtcctatcgaagtctatgtctcccaagactgatgcagagacagcggcgatgacaagcattccttatgcatctgcgattggtagtatcatgtatgggatgatatctacacgttctgacgtggcttttgcactaagtgtagtgagtatatatcaatcgaaccctgatCTTCCACACtgaaaagctgtgaaagacatcctcaagtatttgagaaggaccaataagttgttcttggtctatggggtggagaactcaaattggaaggctataccgactctagcttccaaagcaatatcgatgactcgaattcaacctctggattcatattcatacTCAATGGTGCttctgtctcttggaagagttccaagcaagacagtacagcggattccaccactgaggccgaataTATTGCTGCATAATATGttgcaaaggaggctgtttggataaggaatatcgtctaagagttggacgtcattcctagtTGAGTTGCTCCAGTCCCGGttttgtgtgacaacacgggagctatagctaaagcaaaggagccaaggtctcatcagaaatccaaacatgtattgagaaagtaccacatcctccgagagattgtggaaagaggagaagtgtcgatcgacaaagtctgctccgcagataatgttgctgatccactagctaagcatttacctggaccattattcgagaagcatcgcaaatcgatgggtttaaagcatatgggtagttggctctagtgcaagtgggagattgttagagtaggtgcacgtcgagccaagtgttggccgagtgttcacaatgaaactctatgtctaaacgatatttattttaataatatttgaaattattgttttggcacatctttatctgtatacccatgctagttgcatagataaagcccttgaatatacaaatagtataaAAATACGAGACGCTCATATGAttagtatcatgaaactcatatttggaatactgtatattctaaacagttcctagtcgattcagccgccgctaagatggatataggccgctcgagttcgagactagtatctgcgatgtgagtaccatgtttcattggtaggggacattgtgatgtccgagcatgcagataggtgctccttgtagagtgcactgaacaacccacCATAAATGACTTTCCAAGtgattctcacttatcgagtggaaaagtccttgtttatggttgtacaccatttagtctttatgacccgggacaacattgagactctattagctagaattacactttgacttgtttaccgagtctcgtggggtcatcaggtggcaaggttaggtgttctgtcgaaacatataggagtcgctgcattgtagtcggggattcaccgcttaccatcgggtatggatatcctatgtgttctcatgtatatgtaggttgaaatctctgatcagggtatggtggtaattatgaaaggggtttcatagattacaccatcgatgcaccTACGACATgatacatagtatcgattcattgacaacactcgataaaccaatggttgtcgatcTAGGAATGTGGCTAATACTAACCCACTCGTCCCTCTGATGACTCAATGTCTCAACAGAATCAACATAAATAGCCGTCAAAGGAGAGGCTCAATATGTTATGCCAACATAATTAATGCATGAatgcatcaaaataaacatACAATGCACATAATAGCAAACAACATTCACCGAATATTCTTACACGCCAATATAAGCGTCATAATGATATAGGTTTGAGCGTACCTCAACTATAGCTTACAATACCACAGAAAATCTTAAGAAATATCGGATGAACTCGTCCAACGATAAATCCTACAATATAAATTCGCTATACACTTCAATACAATGCATACCAAACGACTAAACCAAAATAAATCGGCTCTGTTAAAATTCGAAATCTGGGCAGCCTATATAACCTTTATAAAATCTGAATTCGAGCTTAATACCTCAATACTCGAGGCTAGAATGCACAATGGTAATTTCGCAAACGTGGATCGCCGGAAATACTGTTCACCCCGGAAACCTAACTGGAAATTAGGGGAAAAGCTCAATACTTCACTTTTATAAACTAATACACCAAGCTGCTGGCTCAATTGTGAAAGATGAAGCACAGCTGCTGGCTCGATTGTGAAAGATGAAGCACTGATTCTACCGATTCATGGCAGGAAAGTAGCTAATATGTTGAAGGAAGAATATTTACTAGCTGCTGCACTAACATTCCGGCCGCTGGCGGCGCTACGCGAAGACGGCAGAAAGACGGAGAGAACGATGGGCAAGGCTGGGGGAAAGAGATTCTGGATAAGACGCTATGATTCTTCTATCAATTGGGTTTgggtatttaaataaaaatgggaAATGGGCTGGGCTTACTAATTATTATTGGGCCTCACATTCTCCCCAACtaataaaagatttcgtcctcgaaatctaacaAAACAACACTGATATCCACAATATTACGTCTGATAATACACAGAAAATTCAGAATACATCGCGTAATTCATTACATTCTCAAACAAATGAGGCCATGCTTGTCGCATCTTTGCCTCTATTTCCCATGTAGATTCTTCTCTTCCATGCCTACTCCATTGTACCAAAACCATTGGAATCGTCTTGCTCCTGAGCTGTCTTTCCTTGCGGTCCAAAATTTGCATAGGATGTTCAACATAGCTAAGAGAACTGTCCAACTCCACATCCTCGACATTCAAGATATGAGACGGATCTGGCTCATACTTCCgcaacatagatacatgaaacacattatgtatCAAAGACAAACTCGGCGGCAAATCCAAACGATACGCCAATGTGCCAATCCTCTCAATAATCATATACGGACCAATATAACGTGGAGCTAACTTGCCTTTATGTCCAAGTCTCATAGTACCCCTGAATGGTGATACTTTCAAGAAAACATAATCGTCTTCTTGGAACTCTAAATGTCTACGCCTTTTATTAGCATAGCTGGCTTGACGATCTTGGGCTGCTTTCATCCTTTTCCTAATCAATTCAACTTTATCTTTCATCTCTTGAATAAATTCTGGTCTTGACATCTGTCTTTCTCCTACATCTTCCCAACATATCggtgatctgcactttcttccatacaaagcttcaaatggtGTCATACCGATTGTTACCTGAaaactattattgtaagagaattcaaccAAAGACAATGATTCTTGCCAACCACCTTTGAAATCCATCAATACTGATCGTAatatatcctctagagtctagATGGTtctttctgactgaccatctgtctgcagGAGATAGGCAGTGCTCATAGCCAAATTCGAACCCAAAGCTGATTGCAAACTTCCCCAAAACTTCGAAGCAAATcttggatcacgatcagatactatGGTTattggcacaccatgcaatctcacaATATGATCAATGTACAGTTTCGCCATTTTCAAATAAGTGCAAGAAcgatcatacggaataaaatgagctgatttagacaatctatcaacaatcacccaaatcgcatcacaaccacgATTAGAACGAggcaaatgagtcacaaaatccatagcaatgtgCTCCCAGTTCCACTGCGGTACTTCAAGACTATGTAACATTCCACCAGGTCTCATTCTCTCGACTTTAACTTGTTGACACATTAAACATTTAGCCACAAAATGagaaatatctttcttcatacatTCCCACCAATAATGAGCTCTCAATGTATGATACATTTTTCGAATTCCTGGGTGAATACTGtgtcgactacaatgtgcttcccTTAGTATGGCTTCTTTCAGATCTATCAAATTAGGAACCACAAGTCTAACATTAAAGCGCAGACTACCATCTGAAGCAACACTAAACTTTTCTGTCTGACTTGTTCTCGACAATTCTTTCAATCTATGAATATGCGGATCGGTCTTCTGTTATGCTTTGATTCTGGATAAAATCTGTGGCTCGACTTGAATATATGACACTATAAAGTAGTCTCCACTGATCTGATAAGTCCATCCTGAAGTTCCCAAGTGCTCGTGAACTTTAGAGATAGTCAAAGATGTCAGCATTGCATTCTGAACTTTCCTGCTGAGAGCATCTGCAACAAGATTCATTCGACCTGGTTgatactgaatctcacaatcaaagtctttaagcaatTCCATCCatcgacgttgtctcatgttcaattcaggttgtgaaaaaatatatttaagacTCTTGTGATCCGAATAAATCACAAACTGCTCACCGTATCGATAATGACGCCATaacttgttagagtaggtgcccgtcgagccaagtgttggccgagtgttcacaatgaaactctatgtataagcaatctttattttaataatgtttgagattattattatggcacatctttatctgttgGATCGAAATAGTCTCTGATCAGCATCAGTCAATAATGAACTGATGCATATTCAAAGAAACTCAACcttccaatgagctgcaatagctcgtgttctaagatcgtatacaccgatgaattaaatcgagtttggttaaaaaccaagcggaagacactcgaaataatccttcgttaagaaaacaaactaatcaattttatatatcttgtgcaactggttaactgaagaaaagaagtcagttagagcttatatcagttcggttatggacagaactgaactgatatcagctggactgatgaaacaattaagaacaagacagttaaacagttagactgaaaacaaaacacaagatatg is part of the Primulina eburnea isolate SZY01 chromosome 1, ASM2296580v1, whole genome shotgun sequence genome and encodes:
- the LOC140806768 gene encoding uncharacterized protein, producing MRQRRWMELLKDFDCEIQYQPGRMNLVADALSRKVQNAMLTSLTISKVHEHLGTSGWTYQINLKEAILREAHCSRHSIHPGIRKMYHTLRAHYWWECMKKDISHFVAKCLMCQQVKVERMRPGGMLHSLEVPQWNWEHIAMDFVTHLPRSNRGCDAIWVTIGMTPFEALYGRKCRSPICWEDVGERQMSRPEFIQEMKDKVELIRKRMKAAQDRQASYANKRRRHLEFQEDDYVFLKVSPFRGTMRLGHKGKLAPRYIGPYMIIERIGTLAYRLDLPPSLSLIHNVFHVSMLRKYEPDPSHILNVEDVELDSSLSYVEHPMQILDRKERQLRSKTIPMVLVQWSRHGREESTWEIEAKMRQAWPHLFENVMNYAMYSEFSVYYQT